The Myxococcus xanthus genome includes the window GTGATACCCAGGCCTCGCCGGGCAAGCGCTTTGATGAAGCGCGCCTGGTGGTGATGGGAGACTCGGAGCTCCTCCTGGACCCGAACTGGGGCCATGAGCCCAACCGCAACCTGGTGATGAACGCGCTGGGCTGGGCGTCCAACCAGCTCACGAAAATCACCATCCGCCCGCCGGACCGCGAGGTGTCCACGCTGGAGCTGGACGCGGCGACGCTCAGCCGCATCCGATTCTTCGCCACGGACCTCATGCCGCTGACGCTGCTGGGCGTGGGCCTGGCCATCTGGCTGTCGAGGCGCAACAAGTGATGCCGGCCCGCGGACGGTGGCGGTGGAACATCCTCACCGTCGTCACGGTGGGCCTGGGGCTCACCGCATGCACCGGTGAGAAGGCGTCCGAAGCGAGCGAGGCCCGGCGGAAAGCCGACGCCCAGCAGCGCCTCTTCATCACGGGGATGGAGGAGACGCGCGGACAGGACAACGGGGCGCCTGCCGCGAAGCCTGTCTTCACACACTTGACGGTGCGGGCCCGGGGCGACACCACAGAGCTGGTTCGCGAGCAGGACGGCACATGGAAGCTGACAGCGCCCGTGTCCGCTCGCGCGGAGGCGGCCGTGGTGGAGACCATCCTCGGCACACTGGCGTCTTCGAGCTTCAGCGCCACCGTGAAGGAGGCGCCCACCGACGCCGACCTGGACGCGTACGGCCTGAAACCGCCCCTCTTCACCGTCACGGCCCAGGCCTTCGTGCCAGATGCCCAAGGCCAGGGGGCGCAGGACCCCGCTCGCCAGCGCACGGTGACGCTGCACTGTGGCAAGGAGAACACCTACGACGGCTCCGTCTACGTACACCGAGACACGGAGCCGGCGGTCCACGCCGCCGCGGGGACGGTGCGCTGGGCCCTGGACCGGGACACCTTCGCCCTGCGCGCCAAGGACCTCCTGACACCTTTGGACGAGCGTACGCTGAAGGGCATCGAGGTGAAGGCGCCGCAGGGTGCGTATCAACTGGCGCGAGACGCGGACGGCGCGGGCTGGCAGCTGGTCGCGCCGGTGGCCGCCAACGCGAACGCGATGCGTGTCGCGGAGCTGCTGAAGGCCCTGGTGGAGCAGCGGGCACTGTCCTTCCCCGAAGACACGCCGGAGTCCCGGAAACGCTTGGGTCTGGAGGCCCCGGTGGTGGACGCCCGCTTCACCGGTGGCCCGGGCGAGCCAGTGCGCGTGCGGATGTCCCGCGTGACGGACGACGGCGCCGTGCGCGCCTATGCGTTGCGCGAGCAGGGGACGCAAGCCGTGTTGGGTGAGGTGCCCGAGGACGCCCTCGGCGTGCTGGACGTGAGCGTCCGGGAGCTGAAGGACCGGCGCGTGCTGGAGTTCCGGCGCCAGGACGTCCGCCGCATCGTGTTCCACCCGGGCGGTGGCGCGCCCGCCATCACCGTGGTGAGCGCGTCGGAAGCCAACGAAGGCGCCGGGCACTGGGACATGGAGGCCCCGCAGCGGGGCAAGGCCCAGCACTTCAAGCTCGCCTCGCTGCTGCGCGCGCTGGAAGGACTGAAGGCCACGGGCTACGGCGAGACGAACCCCAAGAATTGGGCCCGGTATGGCGTGACGGAGGACTCCCCCGGCGCCGTGCTGCTAGGCGCGGACGGACGCGAACTGGCGCGGCTCTGGCTCGGCACTGAAGTCCCCGACGAACCCGGCACGATCTACGCCCGCGGCTCCGGCCCCGACGTCCTCAAGGTGCCCGAGTCACGACTGACGTTGCCCACCAGGCCCGAGGACTTGCAGGAAGCAGCGAAGGCCCCCGACGCACCGAAGCCGCCCGCGAAGACGGAGCAGGCTCCCTGAGCCCCCGTCCCCGACTTACCGTCAGACAGGGCCCATACACGCCAGGTCAGCGTCCGTCACCGGCATCCCTTCACGAGCGCCGGTGCGGAACAAGGACCTGGCGAGGCTCACAGCTTGATGACCTCCGTCCCCCGCCGGGGCAGGACGACGCGGAACACGCGATGGAGTAGCTACACCTCCAGCAACACATACCGCTGGTCCGGGGTGTGCTTCGCCAACAGGGGCATGGCCACGTTGTAGACGGGGATGCCGCTCTTCGTCTTTCCGTTGCGAGCGCCGTGGTGCGCGTGCCCGTGGAACACCGCCTCCGCGCCGTAGTGGTCAATGGGCATGGACAGGCGGCTGGTGCCCAGAAAGGGGCGAATCTCGATGTTCTCCCCCTCCAGCGTGTCCGGCACCGGGGCGTAGTGCATGATGACCACCTTCTTCTCCACGTCGAGGTGGCTCAGCGCGGCCTCCAGCTTGAGCGACTCCGTGACGGCCTCCTGCACGAAGGCCTTCGTCTGGCCCTCGCCAAAGGCCTGGAGCGTCGCGTTGCCGAAGCCGCCGCCAAAGCCCTTCACTCCTGCCACGCCCAGGACCTTCTCGAAGATGAAGTGGTCCCCGTCCAACACGTGGACGCCGACCTTGGCCAGCTCGCTGCAAATCTCCTTCACCTGGTTGTGCTCATAGTCGTGGTTGCCGAGCACCGCGGCGCAGGGAACGCGGAGCGCGGACAGCTCCTCCGCCAGCACCTTGCCCTCTTCAATCATTCCGCGGTCGGTGAGGTCGCCGCACAACACGAGCAGGTCCGCCGTGGCGTTCACCTGCTTGACCAGTTGCCGGAAGCGACCGTGGTGGTCCTCCCGGCAGTGCAGGTCACCGACCGCCGCCAACCGAATTTTCGAGCCCGGATCGCGCGCCACTCTCGTCCCCTCGCTGTCGTTCGTTCTCGTCCCAGGACCTCCCGTCACTGAAGCCCCAGTGGTGGATGTCCACGTGATAGTTCACGCGGGAAATCAGGTTGCCGCGGCACAGCTTCTCTTCCCAGCACCCCTCGCGCAGGGTGTGCAGCGTGCGGCTCATCAGCTCCGCCATCACCCATTCGGGAATGGCGTCCCGCTCGGACGGATAGGCGAAGCGGAACATCATCAGGTGACTGAGCAGGACCTCCCAGTACCGGTCGAACCGGCGCATCATCCGGTCCCAGTCCATGTTCCGGCCCGCCTTCAGCAGCAGGTGGTTCACGTCCGCGCCGTCATAACGCTCGCGCTCGTTCACGAACGCCTTGGACCAGATCATCTCCTCGGCGGGAGCGACCAGACACTCGTGCCCGAAGATGGTGGCGCGCGGGGCGTGTTCGAACCACTCGTCGTCCACCACCGCCACGCCGTTGCCGGAGGAGAAGATGAAGTCGACGAAGTAGTCGCCCTTGAAGGCCTTGTAGAGCCAGACCTCGTCCGCGCGCTCGGTGCGCCAACCGTCCTTCTCCAGGACTTGCAGCGCCCGGAGCGCGTCCGCCTTGCGGGGGAAGAGGTCCAGGTCCTTCGTGTCGCGGTAGATGCCGGTGTACGTCGCATAGGCGTAGGCACCGCCCACGACGAAGGGCACCCCGGCGTCGATAAGCAACCCGACGGCCCTGGCCCGGGCGTTGATTTCGTCCGGGGCCCGCTCACGCTCTGCCAGCTGCGCGTCCGTACCCATCTCGCCGGGATGGTTGGGGTGTCTCTTTTCCATGGCCGAAAGGTAGGGACTGAGAATTTCGGCCGTCCGCTGGTGCGGAATAGATGCCTGGGGAGCGGGCAGCCAACCTACAAGCATTGTGATTCCGGACGTTTCGCGCACCCTGCAGGCGCCTTTTCCGTTTTCCGGCCGAGCTGTGTCCATGCAGGCAGACACGCTGCTGCACGGCCCGCCGGGGGCCGTTCGAAGGGAACGAGGACCATGCTGCGCAAGAGCTTGCTGTGTGCCGCCCTGCTGGTGACGGGCTGCGACAACGCGACGAGCGACGAAGGCACCTTCCGGGAAGGACTGCCCTCCCAGGCGATGGTGGAGATGCGCTCGCCCTCCAGGAACAACGGGCAGGGACTGACGGCCTTCTACGGTGAAGGCCCACAGGCCGAGTACTATCCTGAAGGCCATGGCGGGCAGGAGGCCATGGAGACGCCGGACCTGGTGCGCCGGTTGCTGGTGCGCGTGGACGTGGAGACACAGGCGGCCGCCATCCACTCCCACGTCGATGGAATGACGTTGGAAGAAGTGGCCGCGCTGGTGAGCCGCTCGGTGCCCACCCTCCGCAAGCGGCGGGAGCACTTCGCGGCGCTGGGTGGAGAGGAGCTGAAGGTCCCATGAGTGCGCACGAATCGGAATGGACACTGCGCCGCCTGAGCGCCGGAGAGCTGGCCGCCACCGAAGCCGCCCGCGTCCAGGCCCATGCGGCCTCGTGCGAGACCTGCGCCCAGGCCCTGCGCGGCATCCAGAAAGCCCAGACACGGTTCGAAGCGGAAGTCCCCTTCGAGCGCTTCGAGGCCAGCGAGGAGCAGGCCCTGCGGCGGCAGCAGGACTCCGCCCGGCCACCGCCGCGCCGCTGGGTGGCGACGACCGTGGCCATCGCCGCGTCGCTGCTGGTGGTGGTGCTGGTACGCCCGCTGCTGGACTCCACTGCGGAGTCGGGCGCCATCGTGGGACTCAACCGACTCAAGGGCGGCGCGACGGCGGAGCTGCTCATCGGAGGGGGGCTGGGGCCGCAGCGGGAGGCCATTCCGGACAGGCCCGAGGCGCTCGACCTGGGTGAGCGGGTCATCGTGGGCTACAAGGCGGGGACGCACCGCTACGTGGCGGCGTTGTCGGTGGACGCCATTGGCGAGGTGACGCCGCTGTATCCGGAGGCGGGCGCCAGCGCCCCCGTGGCACCCGGCAGCGGACAGCACTGGCTGCCCGGAGGCTGGGAGTTCACCGGCTCCGGAGATGAGCGCGTCATCGTCGTGCTGAGTGACGAGCCCCTGCCCCAGGAGACGCTGGTGGAAGCCGCCCGGCGCGCCTTTGCCCAGGCGGATGGCGACGTCGGCCGGATGGCCGAACTGGAAGTCCCCGGAGCGCAGACGCACTGGGTGCTGCAGAAGCCATGAGCCGTCTGCCCGGCCTCACGCGCGCCCTGGCGCGGGTGCTCGCCCTGACAGCGTCCGCCGCGGACGCGGACACGCTGCGCCGCTTCGCGCTGGTGGCCGGCGATGACCAGGGCGGCGCCGACACGCGTCCGCTGCGCTTCGCTCGGGACGACGCCGGGAAGATGCATGCGCTCCTGCTGCGGCTGGGCGACACGAGGCTGGGGTTCGACGACCTCAAGCGCTGGCTCGCGGAGCCCTCCTCGAGCATCCGCATCGCCATCCTGGATTCATGCCGCGCTGGCGCGATGACACGCACCAAGGGCGCGCGACGGGCCCCGGACGGCCGGGGCATGGCGGTGCTGGACGTGCTGGCCGGCTAGGAGGACAGCCGAGCGGACATTCCCGCGCATGAATGGTGACGTGCGGGGTGGATTCTCTATGCTGGCCGCTGTTCTCCCGCGCCCTCCATGTCCAAGCCCTCCATCCTCGAAGTTCTCAAGAGCCCGCGCATCTGGCTGCTCGTGGCCGTTGGTTTCGCCTCGGGCCTGCCCCTGTGGTTGACGGGCGTCACGCTGTCCGCGTGGATGAAGGACGAAGGCGTCAACCTGAAGACGATTGGCGTCTTCGGCCTCGTGAGCATGCCGTACACCTTCAAGGTGCTCTGGGCGCCGTTGATGGACCGCTACACCCTGCCCTTCCTGGGCCGGCGGCGCGGGTGGATGCTGGTGACGCAAGTGCTGCTCATGGGCGCCATTGCCGCCATGGGCCTGGTGAATCCCAAGGACGCGCCGGTGACCATGGCCGCCATGGCCGTGCTGGTGACGTTCCTGTCCGCCAGTCAGGACATCGTCGCGGACGCGTGGCGCACGGACATCCTCACCGTGGAGGAGCGCGGCCTCGGCAACTCCACGTACATCACCGGCTACCGACTGGGCATGCTCACCGCTGGCGCCCTGGCCCTGACGCTGTCGGACATCGCCGGCTGGTCCCAGACGTACTTCATCATGGGCCTGCTGATGGCCGTGGGTGTGGTGGCCACGCTCCTGGCCCCTGAGCCCCAGGGCTCGAAGCCGCCGCGCAACCTGACGGACGCGGTGGTGAAGCCCTTCGTGGAGTACTTCACGCGCAAGGGCGCCGTCGCCGTCATCCTCTTCCTGGTGCTCTACAAGCTGGGAGACGCCATCGCCGCCGGAATGGTGACGCCCTTCTACAAAGAGCTGGGCTTCTCCAACACGGAGATTGGCGCGCTCAGCAAGGGCCTGGGCATGGTGTCCACCATCGCGGGTGGACTGCTGGCCGGCGTGCTGATGGTGAAGCTGGGCACGCGGCGCAGCCTCTTCGTCTTCGGCGCGGCGCAAGCCCTCACCAACCTGATGTTCATGGGGCTGGCGCTGGTGGGAAAGAACGACCTGATGCTGGCGGCCACCATCACCGTGGACAACCTCTGCGGCGGTCTGGCGGTGACGGCCTTCGCCGCCTACCTGATGTCGCTGTGCCACAAGAGCTTCAGCGCCACGCAGTACGCGCTCCTGTCCGCGCTGGGCACGGTGGCCAACCGCCTCATCTCCGCCTCCTCCGGCTACCTGGCTGAGTGGCTGGGCTGGCCCACCTTCTTCGCCGGCACCGTGCTGCTCGCCGTGCCCGCGCTGGTGCTGCTCGCGTTCCTTCCGGAGAACGCGGCCACGCCCTCCGACGAGCCTCCAGAGACGGCCCCTGCCTCGCCGAGCGTCTCCACCGCCTGAGCGGAATCCGTGGCGCGCGGTCCGCCACGCCAACGCCAGACAAAGACAGACAGGGCCCAGAAGCCTTATCTGTTCACCAGCGCACAGGCTGGCGCCACGCGCCTAAGTCGGAAAGACCCGCCATCCTAGGATGCAGCGGCTCTTCCATTCCCAAGGGGGGATTCGTGGCGAGACCATCCGAGCAGCTCCTGATGAACCGGCGGTGGATCCTTCGAGCAGGCACACTGATGGGCCTGGGTGCCGGTGGCCTGTCCACCGCGCGCGCCCGTGGCCTGGAGCCCCATCCCACCGGGGCGTGGGGCGATGCCCCGTCGCGTGAAGTCGTCCTGGCCTCCCGCCAATGGGACGGGCTCGCCGGACACCCTGGCGTGAACGCCTCCCCAGGGCTCATTCGGACGCCCTACGACACCGAGCCCGCTGCCGCGGCAGACCCGGGCGCCGGGCTCGCGAGCTCGTTCCAGCTCCATTTCCGGAACTCCTACGGCCATCGAATCTGGATCTGCATCTCGTTCTACGACCCGGCCCGGTGCGGCGCCTGGGGCGTCTGGGGAACGCGGGGTTGGTGGTCCATCGACAATGGGCAGTCGGCCTACGTCCTCAACACGACACACCGGCAAGCCTACTTCTACGCCGAGGCCGCCAACGGCGCGTTCTGGGCCGGAGACGCCCACGCCATTCATGCGCCACAGACGACTTTCGACTCCTGTCTGTGGAACCAACGGATTGGTGACCGCTACCTGGGGATGCGCCCCGTGTACATCAGCGCGGACGTCTACACGCAGAACCTCACGCCCTGAGCGTCGGCGCCGCGTCACCGGAGGATGTAACGCGGTGCACGCTCGCCAGAATCGTTGAGCCTTCCGCCGTGGGGCATGGCTATGTTCCGCGGCCATGGCCCACCCGCTCGCTGGCAAGCCCCCTCCGGAAGACTTCCTCATCGACCCCGAGAAACTGCGCGCCGCGTACTTCTCCGGCCGGCCCGACGTGGACGTGCCGGAGCAACGCGTGGCCTTCGGCACCTCCGGGCACCGCGGTTCCTCCGCGCGCAACAGCTTCAACGAAGGCCACATCCTCGCGGTGACGCAGGCCATCTGCGAGTACCGCCAGCAGCAGGGCATCGACGGGCCGCTCTTCCTGGGCATGGACACCCACGCCCTCTCCTCCCCCGCGCAGCAGACGGCGCTGGAGGTGCTGGCGGCGAACGGCGTGCAGGTGCGCTTCACCGACGGCGCCACGCCCACGCCCGTCATCTCCCACGCCATCCTCACGTACAACCGCGGCCGCACGGCGGGGTTCGCGGACGGCATCGTCATCACCCCGTCCCACAACCCGCCGGAAGACGGTGGCATCAAGTACAACCCGCCCAACGGCGGCCCCGCGGACACGAACGTCACCTCCGTCATCGAGAAGCGCGCCAACGCGCTGCTGGGTGCGGGCAACGAGGGCGTCCAGCGCATCCCCCACGAGCGCGCGCGCACCGCGCCCACGGTGAAGCCGTACGACTTCATCACCCCGTACGTGGAGGACCTGGGCACCGTCATCGACATGGAGGCCCTGCGCGGTGCGAAGCTGCGCATCGGCGCGGACCCGCTCGGCGGCTCCAACGTCGCGTACTGGGAGCCCATCGCCACGCGCTACGGGCTGAACCTGCACGTGGTGAACCCCACGGTGGACCCGACGTTCCGGTTCATGCCGCTGGACCACGACGGGAAGATTCGCATGGACTGCTCGTCCCCGCATGCCATGGCGAACCTGGTGCGCCTGAAGGACGCGTATGACATCGCGTTTGGCAACGACGCGGACTCGGACCGGCACGGCATCGTCACCCGCAGCCTGGGGCTGATGAACCCGAACCACTACCTGGCGGTCGCCATCGACTACCTCTATCGCAACCGGCCCGGCTGGAAGCCCGGCACCGCGGTGGGCAAGACACTGGTGAGCAGCAGCCTCATCGACCGCGTGGCGAAGGACCTGGGCCGCCGAGTCGTCGAGGTGCCGGTGGGCTTCAAGTGGTTCGTGGACGGGCTGCTGGACGGCTCGCTCGGCTTCGGCGGCGAGGAAAGCGCCGGCGCGTCGTTCCTCCGCCGAGACGGCACGGTGTGGACCACCGACAAGGACGGCATCATCCTGGACCTGCTGTCGGTGGAGATCCTCGCGCGCACCGGAAAGGACCCCGGTGAGCACTACCAGTCCCTGGCGGCGAAGTTCGGCGCGCCGCACTACACGCGCATCGACCAGCCGGCCACCGCCGCGCAGAAGGCCGCGCTGAAGAAGCTGTCCCCGGAGGCGGTGAAGGCCACCACGCTGGCCGGTGAGCCCATCCTCCAGCGCCTCACCCGCGCGCCCGGCAACAACGCGGACATCGGCGGGCTCAAGGTGGTGGCGGAGAACGGCTGGTTCGCCGCGCGTCCCTCCGGCACCGAGGACGTCTACAAAATCTACGCGGAGAGCTTCCGCGACGAAGCCCACCTCCAAGACATCCTCCAGGAGGCGCGCGCCATCGTCGGCGAGGCGTTCGCGTCGACTTGAGCGGCGTGGCGGAGGTGCTGCTGGGCGTGGACCTGGCCATCCTCCACGCGAGCGGGCTGGCAGCCGGGGCCTCGTCGCCCTGTTCATCGCCGTCTTTCCAGCCACGGGCCGCCCGCCCGGCTGCCCTCCGGTGCGTCCTTCCTTGACTCGCCGGGGGGTGCTCTTTAGGTTCAGAGGCTTCCAGTAGCCCCACCGAAATCCGAAGGACGTTCCATGGCTCGCGTTACCGTCGAAGACTGCCTCCCCCTCGTCGACAACCGGTTCGCGCTGGTGCTGCTCGGCGCCAAGCGCGCGCGGCAGCTGATGGCGGGTGCCCGCCCCATCCTCGAGCAGTCCAAGAACAAGCCCCCCGTGCTGTCCCTGCGCGAGGTGGCCACCGGCCGCGTGAAGTTCGACCGTGACGTGCGCGAGGCGCTGTCCGGCAAGTACACGGGCGACGAGCCCAAGTAGTCCCCGCGGTTCCCTTCAGCCCCCTTCCTTCCCGGCAATGCTCACCGGGGAGGGGGCTTCGGGGAGCAGGCCCTGGGAGCGCAACCAGCGCACCGCCCGCGAGGCAACGGCCTTCTCTCCTTTGTAGCCCAGCAGTGGCACCAGTTGGACCACCGGCACCCAGCGCACCTCGTCCACCTCGATGCGCGGTCCCGGCAGCGGCCCCAGCTCCCCCTCCTGATAGCGGAACAGGAAGAAGTGGACGCGCTTGAAGATGCGCTGTCCGCGGAACTGGTACACGTAGCGAATCTCGCCCAGCGGGGCCATGAGCGACACGGACAGCCCCGTCTCCTCACGCACCTCGCGGCTGGCCGTCTGCTCCGGCGACTCACCTGGGTCCACGTGCCCCTTGGGGAGCGCCCACAAGGTGCGGCCATGGGGACGGATGACGACCACCTCCCAGTGGCCGGCGCTCTCCCGGATGACGACACCTCCTGCGGACGCCTCGCGTGGCATACCCGCCCACCCTACCCGATACGGAAGGAGAAAGGTGCTCACCCGCCATGCGCGAAATGGCGAAGCTTGGCCTCCGCCCCCAGCCGGTAGGCGTAACGCAGGTCCGCCAGCAGCCGGTCCAACCGCCGGGCGGCGACGTGCCCCATCAGCCGCGAGCAGAAGCGGCGTGACAGCCGGTTCGCCTCCTCGTAGCGCCACCGCTCCTGGACGGAGAGCTGCTTGCGGTAGGACACCCGGTCGAAGAGACGCTGGAGCAGCTCCCGCGCCCAGGCCCCCACGCCTTCGCCCCACCGGTGCAGCAGGCACACCGCGAACTTGTCCACCTCCGCCTGCGCCTCCAGCTCCAGCAGCGACACCGTCCGGCCGTGGGCCGCCGTGTGGGCCACGTAGAGGAAGTGGCTCACGCCTTCGGCCAGCTGGCAGTAACCGGCCAGGTCGCTGTCCAGCACGTAACCCAGCGGACCGGATTCGTAGGGCTTGAGCCTGTCGAGCAGCGCCGGTGACAGGTAGAGGGCCAGCTCCAGCGCGTCGTCTGCCTCGTGCACCAGCAGCTCCTCGTCGGCGCGGCCGGTGCCTCCCAGTTGGGCGGCGGCCTCCGTGTCCACCACGAAGACCTCCGCCCTTGCCTCGCACGTGAAGCCGTAGATGGCCTCCAGGTGGTCCTGAACGCGGCCAATCATCCCCACCTCCGGCTAGTTGGCGAGCTGTCCCTTGGGCCGCGGCATCATCCCCGCGTCGAGCAGCACGCGCTCCAGCCGGTCACTCCCGGTGCGGACCCACGCCTCATAGACCTTCAGCACGCCGCTGGGGCCGGCCCGCACCATGCCCCGCGCGGAGATCTCCTCCAGCACCTCCACCACCTTGCGGAACTTCTCGCACAGCTCCCGGTACACCTGCGCGAAGCCCGCCGCCGGTGTCAGCTCCGCCACGTGGCCATACGCCGTGCCACCCATCTGGATGTAGTAGTCCGGCCCCACCACGCCGCTCTGCAGCGCGCCGGAGAAGAAGCCCACGGTGTACAGCGACACGTCGCCCAGCCGGCGCAGCGTGCGGATGCGCTCGGCGCGCTCCTGCTGCAAGGCCTGGTGGTAGAGGATGGCCAGGGGCTCGTGGTCCTTGCGCCCGCCCTCCTCGCAGGTGAACAGCTTGTCGGTGACGGCGAACTCGGACAGCAGGTTCACCAGGTAGAACTCCGTCACTTCCGCCAGTTCTACCCGCTGCCGCCCCGTGACCTCGCCCAGAAGAGACTTGAAGAACTCCTTCAGAGACAGGGACGCCACCAGTCCACTCATGGACACCTCCCGTCATTCCCCGGGCGGACGTCGCCCGGAGGAGACCTGGGAAGCGTAGCAATCAGGTGCGGGCGCGGCAAAAGCCACTCCCAGTGATTCCAAGCACTTGCGTTAGCACTCGGGTATCGCGAGTGCCAATCCAGCGTCCCACGGCAGCCCGCCGGGCACGAGGCCACAGGTTGAGGACGTCACGGAAAAACCCCAACAATGCCGCGCAGTTGGCACGTTCGGGAGCGGTCAGCCAGCGTCGCTTGACGGGTCGACTTCGCTGGTTATTATCCGCCGCGCCTGGGCGTTAGCACTCATGAGGTGCGAGTGCTAACCCCATGGGTCGCGAGGCCCTTTTTCAACCCCCAAGCAGCTTTCGGTTGCCAACGGAAACGGCGCCGGAAGCGACATGTAAGGAGCAGGCCATGAAGATTCGTCCCCTGCAGGATCGGCTCATCGTCAAGCGCGTCGCCGAGGAGAACAAGACCAAGGGCGGCCTCTTCATCCCCGACACGGCGAAGGAGAAGCCCCTCGAGGGCAAGGTCATCGCCGTGGGCAACGGCAAGGTGCAGGAGGACGGCAAGGTCCGTCCGCTGGACATCAAGGCCGGCGACACCATCCTGTTCAGCAAGTACGCGGGCACCGAGATCAAGCTCGACGGCGAGGAGCACCTCATCCTCCGTGAAGAGGATGTGCTCGGCGTGATCGAGAAGTAATCCGGCTTCCCCCACTCTTCCTTCAAGGAACCATCCAAATGGCGAAGGACATTCTTTTCGACGTGCGCGCGCGTGAGGCCATCCTCCGCGGCGTCAACATCCTGGCCGACGCGGTCAAGGTCACCCTGGGCCCCAAGGGCCGCAACGTCGTCATCGAGAAGAGCTTCGGCTCCCCGACCATCACCAAGGACGGTGTGACGGTCGCCAAGGAGATCGAGCTCGAGAACAAGTTCGAGAACATGGGCGCGCAGATGGTCAAGGAGGTTGCCTCCAAGACGTCTGACGTCGCCGGTGACGGCACCACCACGGCCACCGTGCTGGCGCAGGCCATCTTCCGCGAGGGCGCGAAGCTGGTCGCCGCGGGCCACAACCCGATGGACATCAAGCGCGGCATCGACAAGGCCGTGGGCGCCATCGTCGCCGAGCTGAAGAAGCTGGCCAAGCCGACCAAGGACAAGAAGGAGATTGCCCAGGTCGGTACCATCTCCGCCAACGGTGACGAGACCATCGGCACCATCATCGCGGACGCGATGGAGAAGGTGGGCAAGGAAGGCGTCATCACCGTCGAAGAGGCCAAGGGCCTGGAGACGACGCTGGACGTGGTCGAAGGCATGCAGTTCGACCGCGGCTACCTGTCCCCGTACTTCGTGACGGACCCGGAGCGCATGGAGGCGGCGCTCAACGACGCGCTCATCCTCATCAACGAGAAGAAGATCTCCTCGATGAAGGACCTCCTGCCCATCCTGGAGCAGGTTGCCCGCGCCGGTAAGCCCCTGCTCATCATCGCCGAGGACATCGAGGGCGAGGCCCTGGCCACCCTGGTGGTCAACAAGATCCGCGGCGTGCTGAACGTGTGCGCGGTGAAGGCGCCGGGCTTCGGTGACCGCCGCAAGGCCATGCTCGAGGACATCGCCACCCTGACGGGCGGCCGGATGATCGCCGAGGACCTGGGCATCAAGCTGGACACCATCACCCTCCAGGACCTGGGCCGCGCGAAGCGCATCACGGTGGACAAGGACAACACCACCATCGTCGACGGTGCCGGTGGCCAGCAGGAGATCGAAGCGCGCGTGAAGCAGATCCGCGCCCAGATCGAGGAGACCTCCAGCGACTACGACCGCGAGAAGCTCCAGGAGCGCCTGGCGAAGCTCGTGGGCGGCGTGGCCGTCATCAACGTCGGCGCGGCCACCGAGACGGAGATGAAGGAGAAGAAGGCCCGCGTCGAGGACGCGCTCAACGCGACCCGCGCGGCCGTCGAAGAGGGCGTCGTCCCTGGCGGCGGCGTGGCCTACATCCGCTGCCTCAAGGCGCTGGACGGCCTGCAGCTGTCCGGCGGTGAGAAGTTCGGCGTGGACATCATCCGCCGCGCCGTCGAGGAGCCCCTCCGCCAGATCGTCGGCAACGGCGGCCTGGAGGGCAGCGTGGTGGTGAACAAGGTCAAGGAGTCCTCCGGTCCGTTCGGCTTCAACGCCGCCACGGGCACC containing:
- a CDS encoding NUDIX hydrolase, giving the protein MPREASAGGVVIRESAGHWEVVVIRPHGRTLWALPKGHVDPGESPEQTASREVREETGLSVSLMAPLGEIRYVYQFRGQRIFKRVHFFLFRYQEGELGPLPGPRIEVDEVRWVPVVQLVPLLGYKGEKAVASRAVRWLRSQGLLPEAPSPVSIAGKEGG
- the pgm gene encoding phosphoglucomutase (alpha-D-glucose-1,6-bisphosphate-dependent) yields the protein MAHPLAGKPPPEDFLIDPEKLRAAYFSGRPDVDVPEQRVAFGTSGHRGSSARNSFNEGHILAVTQAICEYRQQQGIDGPLFLGMDTHALSSPAQQTALEVLAANGVQVRFTDGATPTPVISHAILTYNRGRTAGFADGIVITPSHNPPEDGGIKYNPPNGGPADTNVTSVIEKRANALLGAGNEGVQRIPHERARTAPTVKPYDFITPYVEDLGTVIDMEALRGAKLRIGADPLGGSNVAYWEPIATRYGLNLHVVNPTVDPTFRFMPLDHDGKIRMDCSSPHAMANLVRLKDAYDIAFGNDADSDRHGIVTRSLGLMNPNHYLAVAIDYLYRNRPGWKPGTAVGKTLVSSSLIDRVAKDLGRRVVEVPVGFKWFVDGLLDGSLGFGGEESAGASFLRRDGTVWTTDKDGIILDLLSVEILARTGKDPGEHYQSLAAKFGAPHYTRIDQPATAAQKAALKKLSPEAVKATTLAGEPILQRLTRAPGNNADIGGLKVVAENGWFAARPSGTEDVYKIYAESFRDEAHLQDILQEARAIVGEAFAST
- the rpoZ gene encoding DNA-directed RNA polymerase subunit omega, translated to MARVTVEDCLPLVDNRFALVLLGAKRARQLMAGARPILEQSKNKPPVLSLREVATGRVKFDRDVREALSGKYTGDEPK
- the groES gene encoding co-chaperone GroES, giving the protein MKIRPLQDRLIVKRVAEENKTKGGLFIPDTAKEKPLEGKVIAVGNGKVQEDGKVRPLDIKAGDTILFSKYAGTEIKLDGEEHLILREEDVLGVIEK
- the groL gene encoding chaperonin GroEL (60 kDa chaperone family; promotes refolding of misfolded polypeptides especially under stressful conditions; forms two stacked rings of heptamers to form a barrel-shaped 14mer; ends can be capped by GroES; misfolded proteins enter the barrel where they are refolded when GroES binds), whose amino-acid sequence is MAKDILFDVRAREAILRGVNILADAVKVTLGPKGRNVVIEKSFGSPTITKDGVTVAKEIELENKFENMGAQMVKEVASKTSDVAGDGTTTATVLAQAIFREGAKLVAAGHNPMDIKRGIDKAVGAIVAELKKLAKPTKDKKEIAQVGTISANGDETIGTIIADAMEKVGKEGVITVEEAKGLETTLDVVEGMQFDRGYLSPYFVTDPERMEAALNDALILINEKKISSMKDLLPILEQVARAGKPLLIIAEDIEGEALATLVVNKIRGVLNVCAVKAPGFGDRRKAMLEDIATLTGGRMIAEDLGIKLDTITLQDLGRAKRITVDKDNTTIVDGAGGQQEIEARVKQIRAQIEETSSDYDREKLQERLAKLVGGVAVINVGAATETEMKEKKARVEDALNATRAAVEEGVVPGGGVAYIRCLKALDGLQLSGGEKFGVDIIRRAVEEPLRQIVGNGGLEGSVVVNKVKESSGPFGFNAATGTYEDLLAAGVIDPAKVSRTALQNAASVSSLMLTTEAMVAERPKEEKDLPAGGGMGGMGGMGGMGGMGM